A region of the Deltaproteobacteria bacterium genome:
ATGCTTCCCAAAGGCAGAGCTTCTGAAAAGTCTCTCGGAGGCCGAGCGAGCATGGTTCACCTTGAGGGCAAAGCACGAAAGGTGAGAGCGAGGCCGAGAGCGAAGCGGCATTTCGCACGCGGGAGCGAAATGACCGCGTCTTTTCAGAAGCTCTGCCTTTGGGGGGCTGGTCACTGAGGACATTTTTCAACATGTCCCTAGTTTTCCAGCGCCTCAATCCCGGGCAAATTTTTCCCGCTCAAATATTCGATCATCGCCCCCCCTCCAGTAGAAACATGAGTGAATTTGGAATGAGGTATTTTTAGGAAGTTAATGGCGGCAACAGTTTCCCCTCCTCCAATGATAGTTGTGCCTTTGCAGGCTGATACAGCTTTGGCAATGGCTTCTGTTCCGTGACGAAAAACTTTATATTCCGCGTAACCAAGTGGGCCATTCCACAGCACGGTTCTTGATTTTTTGATGATTTTTGCGTATTTGGCAACGGTCTTTTTCCCAACATCAAGAATTTTCATGTCGCCCTCCACGTCTTCGCTTGGCACGTCAACAGCAGTCGCCCAGCTTGTTATTTCATCGTCGCACACCACATCTTCCGGCAAATGGAGGCGGTTTCCAAGTTTCATGGCAATGTTTTGCGTTGTTTCGAGCTGTTCTTTTTCACAGAGGGATTCGCCGATGTCATAGCCTTCTGCAAAGAGAAAAGTGTTTGCAATGCCTCCACCGGTGAGCACCGCGTCAGCGGTTTGGGCGAAATACTCCAAGACTCCGATTTTGGTGTCAATTTTCGCGCCACCAAAAATGATCGTAAATGGCGATTCGATTTTTCCATGCAACAACGGATTCAAAGCTGCGATTTCCTGTTGAAGAAGAAGCCCAGCTGCTTTTTCTTTCATGAGTTTTGGGAGAGAGCTGATCGTGGCGTGGTCTCGATGGCAGGCGCCGAAAGCATCGTTTACGTACACATCGCCCAATTTCTCCAACGCTTTTGCAAAACCCATTCGTTTTTTTTCATCCGAATGGTCTTCGTCGTCCAATCTGACATTTTCCAAAACCACAATTTTTGCGGTTTTTGGGATTTTGACGTTACGACATTGGTCAAGCTTGAGCACAGGTTTTTTGAGCAGTTTTTGCAATCGTTTCGCGTGGAGATCAAGAACTGATTCCGGAGAACGGTTTTTTTCTCGCCCCTGATGAGCCAGAATTATAATCTGTATAACACCTCCTTTGAGCAAATACCGCAATGTCGGGAGAACACTCCGGATTCTGGTGTCATCTTGTATTTTTCCATCGCGAATATCGCTGTTCAGATCAGCTCGGTAGAGAATTTTTTTCCCTTTGAGAGAAATATCTTTTAAAAATTTCATGATGGAGCAAACGTTGTCCTTACTCTATCACAACTTAAGACAGTCTTGCCTGACATTTTGGGCATTGGGAAGATTTAGGGTCAGGCAATTGCGTTTTGCAGTGTGGACAAATTCGAATTTGCGGCCCGCCCATAAGTTTTTGCCGGAGCGCCGCTGCTTTATCTTCCTCTTCTCCTTTTTGAGCTGTTTGCACCTTTTCCATTTCCAAATCTTTCCAGTCTTCAACCTGTTTTTGCTGGAGTTCGCGGATTTTTACCTGGTGTTTATCATCGAGTTCCGCGAATTTACGCCGTTCTTCTTCGAAGATTTTGATCAGTTCATCAATCTGGTATTGGGAAAGTTTTGGCACGGATTCCACGATTTTCTTTTTTTCGTTTTTCGTCAAAGAAATGGATCCGGAAAGCATTTTGAGAAAATACGCTTCATCAAACTTCGTGTTCGGGTGCGGAGGAACCGAAACCGTGGTGGAAAAACTCCCCACAGCCCCTATTCCAAGAGCTGGGTCAGGAGGTCGCGGGCGAAGATATGATTTGTCGTCCGTTTGTTGAGCTCCGGCAGGCCGAGCTCCTGCGGGCTGCGCGCCAGCTGGCTTGGCTCCCTGCGGCTGCTGCCCTTGTCCCTGAGGCTGTACTTGGGGCGGAGTAGTGCCGCCAGAATGCGGCTGAGGAGTTTGTAATTGATCATCCATAAGAAGGCTGTGAGACGAGAAAAATATCGGTTTGATTATAGCTGGTTTTGTTTGCTTGTCACGGGGAAATCTGGTGCTCCCTGTTTGAAAAAATTCGAACTGATTTTATGGCCATTTGAAGCCATTCTGTCGGGCGGGCGCCTGCGGCGCGCGTAGATTTTTCAGGCGCCCGCCCGAGGCGCGCCTTCGCGGGGCG
Encoded here:
- a CDS encoding phosphoglycerate kinase, which gives rise to MKFLKDISLKGKKILYRADLNSDIRDGKIQDDTRIRSVLPTLRYLLKGGVIQIIILAHQGREKNRSPESVLDLHAKRLQKLLKKPVLKLDQCRNVKIPKTAKIVVLENVRLDDEDHSDEKKRMGFAKALEKLGDVYVNDAFGACHRDHATISSLPKLMKEKAAGLLLQQEIAALNPLLHGKIESPFTIIFGGAKIDTKIGVLEYFAQTADAVLTGGGIANTFLFAEGYDIGESLCEKEQLETTQNIAMKLGNRLHLPEDVVCDDEITSWATAVDVPSEDVEGDMKILDVGKKTVAKYAKIIKKSRTVLWNGPLGYAEYKVFRHGTEAIAKAVSACKGTTIIGGGETVAAINFLKIPHSKFTHVSTGGGAMIEYLSGKNLPGIEALEN